One window of Brachybacterium ginsengisoli genomic DNA carries:
- a CDS encoding cryptochrome/photolyase family protein — MIAIWWVRDDLRLHDNPALLAAAEAGEVMAVHLEERIDGVREPGGASRWWLHHSLSHLGARLRDHGIPLVLAGGDPEVVIPQLVRETGAAAVFWNRRYHLPRREVDARLKSALRTSGVRAESSDGYLLHEPWTVATQSGQPYKVYSAFARACRESAPPRPPAGLPQALVGPPDAVRAAGHDLGTWRRDAHLEKVLAARGGLPTTPDWAAGLRETWTPGESGARERLDDLEDVLETYDADRDRPSLAGTSSLSPHLRFGEVSPHEVWHRSLELGRGQGPETFRSELLWREFAWHRLHHLPDLATRNVREQFDAFDWREDAEDLRAWQQGRTGIDLVDAGMRQLWRTGWMHNRVRLVVGSFLTKNLRLHWRHGEEWFWDTLVDADEASNPFNWQWVAGTGDDAAPYFRIFNPERQQERFDPERRYVRRWVVETGGEDRVAPIVDLGASRRDALAAYERVKGTPRS, encoded by the coding sequence ATGATCGCCATCTGGTGGGTGAGGGACGACCTCAGGCTCCACGACAATCCTGCGCTGCTGGCCGCCGCGGAGGCCGGCGAGGTCATGGCCGTCCACCTGGAGGAGCGGATCGACGGCGTGAGGGAGCCCGGGGGCGCCTCACGGTGGTGGCTGCACCATTCGCTCTCCCACCTCGGCGCGAGGCTGCGCGATCACGGCATCCCGCTGGTCCTCGCCGGCGGCGACCCGGAGGTGGTGATCCCGCAGCTGGTCCGGGAGACCGGGGCCGCAGCGGTGTTCTGGAACCGCCGTTACCACCTGCCCCGGCGCGAGGTCGACGCCCGGCTGAAGAGCGCGCTGCGGACATCGGGAGTGCGCGCCGAGAGCAGCGACGGATACCTGCTGCACGAGCCGTGGACCGTCGCCACGCAGTCCGGGCAGCCGTACAAGGTCTACTCCGCCTTCGCCCGCGCCTGCCGGGAGTCGGCGCCGCCCCGGCCCCCCGCCGGTCTCCCGCAGGCGCTCGTCGGCCCGCCCGACGCGGTCCGCGCCGCAGGCCATGACCTCGGCACCTGGCGCCGGGACGCGCATCTCGAGAAGGTCCTGGCGGCCCGTGGCGGCCTCCCCACCACGCCGGACTGGGCCGCGGGGCTGCGCGAGACCTGGACCCCCGGGGAGTCCGGAGCGCGGGAACGACTCGATGACCTCGAGGACGTGCTCGAGACTTACGACGCAGACCGCGACCGGCCCTCCCTCGCCGGCACCTCCTCCCTCTCGCCGCATCTGCGCTTCGGAGAGGTCTCCCCGCACGAGGTGTGGCACCGCAGCCTCGAGCTCGGGCGGGGACAGGGCCCCGAGACCTTCCGCAGCGAGCTGCTGTGGCGCGAATTCGCCTGGCACCGGCTCCATCACCTGCCCGATCTCGCCACGCGCAACGTGCGCGAGCAGTTCGACGCCTTCGACTGGCGGGAGGACGCCGAGGACCTCCGTGCCTGGCAGCAGGGCCGCACCGGCATCGACCTGGTCGACGCGGGAATGAGGCAGCTGTGGCGCACGGGCTGGATGCACAACCGGGTGCGGCTCGTGGTCGGGTCCTTCCTCACCAAGAACCTGCGCCTGCACTGGCGGCACGGCGAGGAGTGGTTCTGGGACACGCTGGTCGATGCCGACGAGGCCTCGAACCCGTTCAACTGGCAGTGGGTGGCCGGCACCGGGGACGACGCGGCACCGTACTTCCGGATCTTCAATCCCGAACGGCAGCAGGAGCGGTTCGACCCCGAGCGCCGCTACGTGCGGCGCTGGGTGGTCGAGACCGGGGGCGAGGACCGGGTCGCGCCGATCGTGGACCTCGGAGCCTCCCGACGGGACGCGCTCGCGGCGTACGAGCGCGTCAAGGGCACGCCCCGGAGCTGA
- a CDS encoding GNAT family N-acetyltransferase: MTSAPALPTGYEFSADPARIDAERVHRLLVEGAHWARGRERATQDAIVAASRNYGIHHLGGDGQIGYARIVTDGGTFAWLADVIVDPAHRGRGLGRALIDGVLADLEPLGLRRIVLKASDDGRPLYERAGWTPLEGPEDWMELRRP, encoded by the coding sequence ATGACCTCCGCCCCCGCGCTCCCCACCGGCTACGAGTTCTCCGCCGACCCGGCCCGGATCGATGCCGAGCGGGTGCACCGCCTGCTCGTCGAGGGCGCTCACTGGGCGCGGGGGCGCGAGCGCGCCACGCAGGATGCGATCGTCGCGGCCTCCCGGAACTACGGCATCCACCATCTCGGCGGCGACGGCCAGATCGGCTACGCCCGGATCGTCACCGACGGCGGCACCTTCGCCTGGCTGGCCGACGTCATCGTCGACCCCGCCCATCGCGGCAGGGGCCTCGGCCGGGCCCTCATCGACGGGGTGCTCGCCGACCTCGAGCCGCTCGGACTGCGACGGATCGTGCTGAAGGCCTCCGACGACGGCCGCCCCCTCTACGAGCGCGCCGGCTGGACCCCGCTCGAGGGCCCGGAGGACTGGATGGAGCTGCGCCGCCCCTGA
- a CDS encoding aminoacyl-tRNA deacylase encodes MTEQRATDALKASGLDHEITRHGRVGSLAEAAAARGVEPRDIIKTLVVRRGDGDFLFVLVPGDREISWPKLRALLGVNRLSMPDKEVAKEVTGYERGTITPFGSTTAWPVIADGDLAGDPQRRISLGAGAHGVAMTVPAEAALAHLGAQVADVTELAGH; translated from the coding sequence ATGACCGAACAGCGCGCCACCGATGCCCTGAAGGCCTCCGGGCTCGACCACGAGATCACCCGGCACGGCCGGGTCGGCTCCCTCGCCGAGGCCGCCGCAGCACGCGGCGTCGAGCCGCGCGACATCATCAAGACCCTGGTGGTGCGCCGCGGGGACGGCGACTTCCTGTTCGTGCTGGTCCCGGGGGATCGGGAGATCTCCTGGCCCAAGCTGCGGGCGCTGCTCGGCGTGAACCGCCTGTCCATGCCGGACAAGGAGGTCGCGAAGGAGGTCACGGGCTACGAACGGGGCACCATCACCCCCTTCGGCTCGACCACGGCCTGGCCGGTGATCGCCGACGGCGACCTGGCCGGGGACCCGCAGCGTCGGATCTCCCTCGGCGCCGGCGCCCACGGGGTCGCCATGACCGTCCCCGCGGAGGCCGCCCTCGCCCATCTCGGCGCCCAGGTCGCCGACGTCACCGAGCTCGCCGGTCACTGA
- a CDS encoding DUF3566 domain-containing protein, with protein sequence MSTSDSRTTSGSADPAESTSTLPAFKESPSSAEKSARTGTSEAKDSSERSIGAGKGSAARGASRSPKKTSGIASPSETERRGPRRVRLTLARLDPFSVMKLSFLAAIAIGIATVVAVVVLWNLVEAIGLWSQIDQLGRDLNGGDPLPFMEFFTFSKMTSYGTIVAVVNVVIITALGTLLAFLYNLVAALLGGLKMTFTDE encoded by the coding sequence GTGAGCACCAGTGACTCCAGGACCACCAGCGGGTCCGCCGACCCCGCGGAGTCCACGTCCACGCTCCCGGCCTTCAAGGAGAGCCCGTCCTCGGCGGAGAAGTCCGCGAGGACCGGGACCTCCGAGGCGAAGGACTCCTCCGAGAGGTCGATCGGCGCCGGCAAGGGCTCCGCAGCACGCGGCGCCAGCCGCAGCCCGAAGAAGACCTCCGGGATCGCGAGCCCGTCCGAGACGGAGCGCCGCGGCCCGCGCCGCGTGCGCCTCACCCTGGCGCGGCTCGACCCCTTCTCCGTGATGAAGCTGTCCTTCCTGGCCGCCATCGCGATCGGCATCGCCACCGTGGTCGCCGTGGTCGTGCTGTGGAACCTGGTCGAGGCGATCGGGCTCTGGAGCCAGATCGATCAGCTGGGCCGCGACCTCAACGGCGGCGACCCGCTGCCGTTCATGGAGTTCTTCACCTTCTCGAAGATGACCAGCTACGGCACCATCGTGGCCGTGGTGAACGTCGTGATCATCACGGCGCTCGGCACCCTGCTGGCCTTCCTCTACAACCTGGTGGCGGCGCTGCTGGGCGGACTGAAGATGACCTTCACCGACGAGTGA
- the gyrA gene encoding DNA gyrase subunit A, with amino-acid sequence MSDTPQDPTNPEDESTATPAESAGLGGQETPEGSHEISAEEAASRTVTLVDPLDEDEVDRITQVDLNHEMQRSYLDYAMSVIVARALPDVRDGLKPVHRRIVYAMFDGGYRPDRSFSKCAKVVGEVMGNYHPHGDTAIYDAMVRLVQPWSMRYPLILGQGNFGSAGDDGAAAPRYTECKMAPLALELVRDIEQDTVDMQGNYDNTVDEPTVLPARFPNLLVNGSAGIAVGMATNIPPHNLREVADAVQWLLTNHEATKPELLDACLRFIKGPDFPGGATIVGTSGIEDAYRTGRGSITQRAVVSTEEINGRMSLVVTELPYQVNPDTLARKIAEMVKLGKISGIADITDETSGRTGQRLVITLKRDAVAKVVLNNLFKHTQLQENFSANMLALANGVPRTLSIDSFVREWTKHQIDVIVRRTEFRLRKAEEQIHVFRGYLKALDALDEVIALIRRSPDVDEARTGLMDLLEIDEIQANAILAMQLRRLAALERQKIIEEHDRLQALIEEYKAILADPQRQRDIVSEELAEIVDRFGDDRRTEILPFAGDMAMEDLIPEEDMVVTITRGGYVKRTREDQYRAQKRGGKGVRGATLREDDVVEHFFTTTTHRWLLFFTNQGRVYRAKGYELPEAPRDAKGQHVANLMAFQPDEHIASVLAISSYEDAQYLVLATESGLVKKTPMPAFDSTRTGGIIAINLRDIDGPDGTHPDRVIAARAVDADDQILLVSRNGQSVRMPADDGTLRPTGRATSGVTGMKFRHDDQLLAMDVVREDSFVVTVTDGGFAKRTSVEEYRLQGRGGLGIRVAKLPDDRGHLVGAAVVEESDELLVVMERGRVVRSKVSEVPAKGRTTMGVVFAKPDKKDRILLVTTGQESEVDEEEAEAPEIVDADAAETSATGADAVEDSAEAVSEGVDEQGDVLGSDESDQSSTDDPDTNEE; translated from the coding sequence ATGAGCGACACCCCGCAGGACCCCACGAACCCCGAGGACGAGAGCACCGCGACCCCGGCCGAGAGCGCCGGCCTCGGCGGGCAGGAGACCCCCGAGGGGTCCCACGAGATCTCCGCCGAGGAGGCGGCCTCCCGCACCGTCACCCTGGTGGACCCCCTCGACGAGGACGAGGTCGACCGCATCACCCAGGTCGACCTCAACCACGAGATGCAGCGGTCCTACCTCGACTACGCGATGAGCGTCATCGTCGCGCGCGCCCTGCCGGACGTCCGTGACGGCCTCAAGCCCGTCCACCGCCGCATCGTCTACGCGATGTTCGACGGCGGCTACCGCCCCGACCGCTCCTTCTCCAAGTGCGCGAAGGTCGTCGGCGAGGTGATGGGCAACTACCATCCCCACGGCGACACCGCGATCTACGACGCGATGGTGCGCCTCGTGCAGCCGTGGTCGATGCGCTACCCGCTGATCCTCGGCCAGGGCAACTTCGGCTCCGCCGGCGATGACGGCGCGGCCGCCCCCCGGTACACCGAGTGCAAGATGGCGCCGCTGGCCCTCGAGCTGGTTCGCGACATCGAGCAGGACACCGTGGACATGCAGGGCAACTACGACAACACGGTCGACGAGCCCACCGTGCTGCCCGCCCGCTTCCCGAACCTGCTGGTCAACGGCTCCGCCGGCATCGCCGTCGGCATGGCGACGAACATCCCGCCGCACAACCTGCGCGAGGTGGCCGACGCCGTCCAGTGGCTGCTGACCAACCACGAGGCCACCAAGCCCGAGCTGCTCGACGCCTGCCTGCGCTTCATCAAGGGCCCGGACTTCCCCGGCGGCGCCACCATCGTGGGCACCTCCGGCATCGAGGACGCCTACCGCACCGGCCGCGGCTCCATCACCCAGCGCGCCGTCGTCTCCACCGAGGAGATCAACGGCCGCATGTCGCTCGTGGTCACCGAGCTGCCGTACCAGGTCAACCCCGACACCCTCGCGCGGAAGATCGCCGAGATGGTCAAGCTCGGCAAGATCAGCGGCATCGCCGACATCACCGACGAGACCTCCGGCCGCACCGGCCAGCGCCTGGTCATCACCCTCAAGCGCGACGCCGTCGCCAAGGTGGTGCTCAACAACCTCTTCAAGCACACCCAGCTGCAGGAGAACTTCTCCGCGAACATGCTGGCGCTGGCGAACGGGGTGCCGCGCACCCTGTCGATCGACTCCTTCGTGCGCGAGTGGACCAAGCACCAGATCGACGTCATCGTGCGTCGCACCGAGTTCCGCCTGCGCAAGGCGGAGGAGCAGATCCACGTCTTCCGCGGCTACCTCAAGGCGCTGGACGCGCTGGACGAGGTCATCGCGCTGATCCGTCGCTCGCCCGACGTCGACGAGGCCCGCACCGGCCTGATGGACCTGCTGGAGATCGACGAGATCCAGGCCAACGCGATCCTCGCCATGCAGCTGCGCCGCCTGGCCGCCCTGGAGCGCCAGAAGATCATCGAGGAGCACGACCGCCTGCAGGCCCTCATCGAGGAGTACAAGGCGATCCTCGCCGACCCGCAGCGTCAGCGCGACATCGTCTCCGAGGAGCTGGCGGAGATCGTCGACCGCTTCGGCGACGACCGCCGCACCGAGATCCTCCCCTTCGCCGGCGACATGGCGATGGAGGACCTCATCCCCGAGGAGGACATGGTCGTCACGATCACCCGTGGCGGCTATGTCAAGCGCACCCGTGAGGACCAGTACCGCGCCCAGAAGCGCGGCGGCAAGGGCGTGCGCGGCGCGACCCTGCGCGAGGACGACGTGGTCGAGCACTTCTTCACGACGACCACGCACCGCTGGCTGCTGTTCTTCACCAACCAGGGCCGGGTCTACCGCGCCAAGGGCTACGAGCTGCCCGAGGCGCCGCGGGATGCGAAGGGCCAGCACGTCGCGAACCTGATGGCCTTCCAGCCCGACGAGCACATCGCGTCGGTCCTGGCGATCTCGAGCTACGAGGATGCCCAGTACCTGGTGCTGGCCACCGAGTCCGGCCTGGTCAAGAAGACCCCGATGCCGGCCTTCGACTCCACCCGCACCGGCGGCATCATCGCGATCAACCTGCGCGACATCGACGGACCGGACGGCACCCACCCCGACCGGGTGATCGCCGCCCGCGCCGTCGACGCCGACGACCAGATCCTGCTGGTCTCCCGCAACGGCCAGTCCGTGCGGATGCCGGCCGACGACGGCACGCTGCGCCCGACGGGCCGCGCCACCAGCGGCGTGACCGGCATGAAGTTCCGCCACGACGACCAGCTGCTGGCCATGGACGTGGTCCGCGAGGACTCCTTCGTGGTCACCGTGACCGATGGCGGCTTCGCCAAGCGCACCAGCGTCGAGGAGTACCGCCTGCAGGGTCGTGGCGGACTCGGCATCCGGGTCGCCAAGCTGCCCGACGACCGCGGCCACCTCGTGGGCGCCGCCGTCGTCGAGGAGTCCGACGAGCTCCTGGTGGTCATGGAGCGCGGCCGCGTGGTCCGCTCCAAGGTCTCCGAGGTCCCCGCCAAGGGACGCACCACCATGGGCGTCGTCTTCGCCAAGCCCGACAAGAAGGACAGGATCCTGCTGGTCACCACCGGCCAGGAGTCCGAGGTCGACGAGGAGGAGGCGGAGGCGCCCGAGATCGTGGACGCCGACGCCGCCGAGACCTCCGCCACGGGTGCGGATGCTGTGGAGGACTCCGCAGAGGCCGTGTCCGAGGGTGTGGACGAGCAGGGCGATGTTCTAGGCTCTGACGAGTCCGACCAGTCGTCGACCGACGACCCCGACACGAACGAGGAGTGA
- the gyrB gene encoding DNA topoisomerase (ATP-hydrolyzing) subunit B, which translates to MPDQDVPEGTPDPSPAADGAAGAASIEATTAGERAAHAPEHYDASDITVLEGLEAVRKRPGMYIGSTGERGLHHMVQEIVDNSVDEAMAGHGSSIEVTLLADGGVRCVDHARGIPVAMHPTENKPAVELVLTVLHAGGKFGGGGYAVSGGLHGVGSSVVNALSIRMEVEIRRDGHVWRQAYTRGAPIMELEKGEPTDETGTTITFWADDEIFDETVYDFETLRKRFQQMAFLNKGLRLSLTDERDVEGADDDVVDVELEAEGAGKDKGPRTVSYLYERGLQDFVEFINTAKRAEVIHPDIISFESEDTEAHISVEVAMQWTGAYTDSVHTYANTINTHEGGTHEEGFRSSLTSIVNRYGRAQGLLKEKDANLTGDDIREGLTAVISVKLGEPQFEGQTKTKLGNTIARTFMVKVMTDQLQDWFESHPAEAKSIVLKGQAAAAAREAARKARDATRRKSPLETGGMPGKLRDCSSRNPAESEIFIVEGDSAGGSAVQGRDPRTQAILPIRGKILNVEKARLDRALDNQEVRSLITAFGTGIGEDFDATKLRYHKIILMADADVDGQHICTLLLTLLFRYMRPLIELGHVFIAMPPLYRLKWSNAPHEYVFSDEERDERMEAGRAAGRRIPRDNGIQRYKGLGEMDWKELQSTTMDTATRTLKQVTVDEAADADTIFSVLMGDDVESRRRFIQENAKDVRFLDI; encoded by the coding sequence ATGCCCGACCAGGACGTGCCCGAGGGCACCCCGGACCCGTCCCCCGCAGCGGACGGCGCAGCAGGAGCGGCCTCGATCGAAGCCACCACCGCCGGTGAGCGCGCCGCCCACGCCCCGGAGCACTACGACGCCTCGGACATCACCGTCCTCGAGGGCCTCGAGGCGGTGCGCAAGCGCCCCGGCATGTACATCGGCTCCACCGGTGAGCGCGGCCTGCACCACATGGTCCAGGAGATCGTCGACAACTCGGTCGACGAGGCGATGGCCGGGCACGGCAGCTCGATCGAGGTCACGCTGCTGGCCGACGGCGGCGTGCGCTGCGTCGACCACGCCCGCGGCATCCCCGTCGCGATGCACCCCACCGAGAACAAGCCCGCCGTCGAGCTGGTGCTCACCGTGCTGCACGCCGGCGGCAAGTTCGGCGGCGGCGGCTACGCCGTCTCCGGCGGCCTGCACGGCGTGGGCTCCTCCGTGGTCAACGCCCTGTCGATCCGCATGGAGGTCGAGATCCGCCGCGACGGGCACGTCTGGCGCCAGGCGTACACCCGCGGCGCACCGATCATGGAGCTCGAGAAGGGCGAGCCGACCGACGAGACCGGCACCACCATCACCTTCTGGGCCGATGACGAGATCTTCGACGAGACCGTCTACGACTTCGAGACCCTGCGCAAGCGGTTCCAGCAGATGGCGTTCCTGAACAAGGGCCTGCGCCTGTCGCTGACCGACGAGCGCGACGTCGAGGGAGCGGACGACGACGTGGTCGACGTCGAGCTCGAGGCCGAGGGCGCCGGGAAGGACAAGGGCCCGCGCACCGTCTCCTACCTCTACGAGCGCGGCCTGCAGGACTTCGTCGAGTTCATCAACACGGCCAAGCGCGCCGAGGTGATCCACCCCGACATCATCTCCTTCGAGTCCGAGGACACCGAGGCGCACATCTCGGTCGAGGTCGCGATGCAGTGGACCGGGGCCTACACCGACTCCGTGCACACCTATGCGAACACGATCAACACCCACGAGGGCGGCACCCACGAGGAGGGCTTCCGCTCCTCGCTCACCTCGATCGTGAACCGGTACGGCCGCGCCCAGGGCCTGCTCAAGGAGAAGGACGCCAACCTCACCGGCGACGACATCCGCGAGGGCCTCACGGCGGTGATCTCGGTGAAGCTCGGCGAGCCCCAGTTCGAGGGCCAGACCAAGACCAAGCTCGGCAACACCATCGCCCGCACCTTCATGGTCAAGGTGATGACCGACCAGCTCCAGGACTGGTTCGAGTCCCACCCCGCCGAGGCGAAGTCGATCGTGCTCAAGGGCCAGGCCGCCGCGGCCGCCCGCGAGGCGGCCCGCAAGGCCCGCGACGCGACCCGTCGGAAGTCCCCGCTGGAGACCGGCGGCATGCCCGGCAAGCTGCGCGACTGCTCCTCGCGCAACCCCGCCGAGTCCGAGATCTTCATCGTCGAGGGCGACTCCGCCGGCGGCTCCGCCGTGCAGGGCCGCGACCCGCGCACCCAGGCGATCCTCCCGATCCGCGGCAAGATCCTCAACGTCGAGAAGGCGCGACTGGACCGGGCCCTGGACAACCAGGAGGTCCGCTCTCTGATCACCGCCTTCGGCACCGGCATCGGCGAGGACTTCGACGCCACCAAGCTGCGGTACCACAAGATCATCCTGATGGCCGATGCCGACGTCGACGGCCAGCACATCTGCACCCTGCTGCTCACGCTGCTGTTCCGCTACATGCGGCCGCTCATCGAGCTCGGGCACGTGTTCATCGCGATGCCGCCGCTGTACCGCCTGAAGTGGTCCAACGCCCCGCACGAGTACGTGTTCAGCGACGAGGAGCGCGACGAGCGCATGGAGGCCGGCCGCGCCGCCGGTCGCCGCATCCCCCGGGACAACGGCATCCAGCGCTACAAGGGTCTGGGCGAGATGGACTGGAAGGAGCTCCAATCCACGACGATGGACACGGCCACCCGCACGCTGAAGCAGGTCACGGTCGACGAGGCCGCCGACGCCGACACCATCTTCTCCGTGCTGATGGGTGACGACGTCGAGTCCCGTCGCCGCTTCATCCAGGAGAACGCCAAGGACGTCCGCTTCCTCGACATCTGA